From a single Apium graveolens cultivar Ventura chromosome 2, ASM990537v1, whole genome shotgun sequence genomic region:
- the LOC141707710 gene encoding protein FORGETTER 1-like isoform X2: MDQESSTTPYSPPRHPLPPPGACQVRCAGCHNILSVGQGVTEFVCPNCRLPQMLPPELLSLPLPLPTAPAHGIDPTKIQLPCANCKAILNVPHGLARFNCPQCNFVLSVDLSKISRPPPWQQFTPPPLPPPPEEVNEVAKEVELDENSGGVAGETFTDYRPPKLSIGPPHPDPVVETASLSAVQPPEPTYDLRIREDLESSKALSCLQIETIVYASQRHLQHLPDGTRAGFFVGDGAGVGKGRTIAGLILENWQHARRKTLWISVGSDLKFDARRDLDDVGAMFIEVHALNKLSYSKLDSKSVGVREGVIFLTYSSLIASSEKGRSRMQQLVQWCGPEYDGLIVFDECHKAKNLVPEAGSQPTRTGEAVLEIQAKLPDARVVYCSATGASEPRNMGYMIRLGLWGTGTSFLDFRDFLGSLEKGGVGALELVAMDMKARGMYLCRTLSYKGAEFDVVEVALEDNMMDMYKRAAQFWTKLRMELLSASAILTSEKPNSSQLWRLYWANHQRFFRHMCMSAKVPAVVRICSEAIAEGKCIVIGLQSTGEARTEEAVTKYGVDLDDFISGPRELLLKFVDENYPLPDKPESLSGDDGVKELQRKRHSATPGVSIRGRVKKAAKLQDESDVESDLESETDTDPDCVESDDEFQICEICSSETERKKLLQCSCCKQLMHPACLVPPVVDAVPADWSCHSCKEKTEEYLQNRRVYLAQLLEWYEKAAERKSQILEAIRSLDLPNNPLDDIIDQLGGPDKVAEITGRRRMLVRSSDGKGVTYQARNTKDVTMEMVNMHEKQLFMDGKKLIAIISEAGSAGVSLQADRRAVNQRRRVHLTLELPWSADRAIQQFGRTHRSNQASAPEYRLLFSNLGGERRFASIVAKRLESLGALTQGDRRAGPSLSAYNYDSAYGKRALVKLYKGILEQESLPVVPPGCSTEKPDTIHDFIEKGKAALVSVGIIRDGVVRESIVGDKEPVKLSGRIVDSDMHDVGRFLNRLLGVPPDVQNLCLKQTF, from the exons ATGGATCAAGAGTCCTCAACGACGCCGTACTCTCCTCCCCGGCATCCTTTACCGCCACCTGGCGCTTGTCAAGTCCGTTGCGCTGGTTGTCACAACATCCTCTCTGTCGGTCAAGGCGTTACAGAGTTCGTTTGCCCTAATTGTCGCTTACCACAAATGTTACCTCCTGAGCTTTTGTCTCTGCCTTTGCCTTTACCTACTGCACCCGCTCACGGCATTGATCCTACTAAGATCCAGCTTCCGTGTGCCAATTGTAAGGCCATTCTCAATGTTCCCCACGGTCTCGCCAGGTTTAATTGTCCTCAGTGTAATTTCGTGCTTTCGGTTGATTTATCCAAGATTTCGAGACCTCCTCCGTGGCAGCAGTTTACTCCTCCTCCTCTTCCGCCGCCTCCTGAAGAAGTTAATGAG GTAGCCAAGGAGGTGGAGCTGGATGAAAATAGCGGTGGTGTTGCAGGTGAAACTTTTACGGACTAT CGTCCACCCAAATTATCTATTGGTCCTCCTCATCCAGATCCAGTTGTGGAAACAGCTTCCTTATCTGCAGTGCAGCCACCTGAACCTACATATGATCTTCGAATCAGGGAGGACCTAGAAAGTTCAAAAGCATTATCTTGCTTGCAAATTGAGACGATTGTATATGCTTCCCAG AGACACCTTCAGCACCTTCCAGATGGTACCAGAGCAGGATTTTTTGTTGGAGATGGAGCAGGTGTGGGAAAAGGACGCACCATTGCTGGACTAATTTTGGAGAATTGGCAGCATGCGAGGAGGAAAACTTT GTGGATTTCTGTCGGCTCAGACTTGAAATTTGATGCACGGAGAGACTTGGATGATGTTGGTGCCATGTTTATTGAAG TGCATGCTTTGAACAAGCTATCTTACTCTAAGCTTGATTCAAAGTCTGTTGGGGTTAGGGAAGGAGTTATTTTCTTGACTTACAGCAGCCTTATAGCCTCCTCTGAGAAAGGTCGTTCTCGGATGCAGCAGCTTGTGCAGTGGTGTGGACCAGAGTATGATGGCCTTATAGTATTTGATGAG TGTCATAAGGCCAAAAATTTAGTGCCAGAAGCTGGAAGTCAGCCAACACGCACAGGTGAAGCTGTTCTTGAGATTCAG GCTAAGCTTCCTGATGCTCGCGTTGTTTATTGCTCAGCTACTGGTGCTTCAGAACCACGCAATATGGGCTATATGATTAGGCTTGGTCTGTGGGGAACTGGAACATCTTTCCTTGACTTCCGCGATTTTCTAG GATCACTAGAAAAGGGGGGTGTCGGAGCTTTAGAACTAGTTGCCATGGACATGAAAGCAAG GGGAATGTATCTATGCCGTACTTTGAGTTATAAAGGGGCAGAATTTGACGTGGTTGAAGTGGCTCTAGAGGACAATATGATG GATATGTATAAAAGAGCGGCTCAGTTTTGGACCAAGTTGAGGATGGAGTTGCTCTCTGCAAGTGCTATTCTCACCAGTGAGAAGCCAAATTCTAGTCAGTTATGGCGGTTATACTGGGCAAACCATCAG CGTTTCTTCAGACACATGTGTATGTCTGCAAAGGTGCCTGCTGTTGTAAGAATTTGTAGCGAAGCAATAGCAGAAGGTAAGTGTATCGTCATAGGTCTCCAAAGTACCGGAGAGGCCAGAACCGAAGAAGCTGTAACAAAATAT GGTGTTGACCTTGATGATTTTATTTCGGGGCCTCGTGAGCTATTGCTAAAATTTGTTGATGAAAATTATCCTTTGCCTGATAAACCTGAATCTCTCTCAG GTGATGACGGTGTGAAAGAGTTGCAAAGAAAAAGGCACTCGGCAACACCTGGTGTTTCAATTAGAGGAAGAGTCAAAAAAGCTGCCAAATTGCAAGATGAAAGTGATGTTGAAAGTGACTTGGAAAGTGAAA CTGATACTGATCCTGATTGTGTGGAATCCGATGATGAATTTCAGATCTGTGAAATTTGTAGTTCAGAAACG GAAAGAAAAAAACTGCTTCAATGTTCATGCTGTAAGCAGCTCATGCATCCTGCATGTTTGGTGCCACCTGTGGTAGATGCAGTTCCTGCAGATTGGTCATGCCATTCATGCAAAGAAAAAACAGAAGAGTATCTCCAAAATAGACGTGTTTATTTAGCACAACTACTAGAATG GTACGAAAAAGCTGCAGAGCGCAAGTCACAAATATTGGAGGCTATCCGTTCTTTGGATCTTCCGAACAACCCATTAGATGACATTATTGATCAG CTTGGTGGTCCTGATAAGGTTGCAGAAATTACAGGGAGGCGTCGCATGCTTGTGAGATCATCTGATGGCAAAGGTGTCACGTATCAGGCACGGAACAC AAAGGATGTGACGATGGAGATGGTCAATATGCATGAGAAACAATTATTCATGGATGGTAAAAAACTAATTGCTATAATTTCTGAGGCTGGATCTGCTGGTGTATCCTTGCAAGCTGATAGAAGGGCGGTCAACCAG AGAAGGAGGGTACACTTGACACTGGAATTACCTTGGAGTGCTGATCGTGCAATTCAGCAATTTGGAAGAACTCATCGATCAAATCAAGCTTCTGCACCGGAGTATAG GCTGCTCTTCAGTAATCTTGGTGGTGAACGTAGATTTGCTTCGATTGTTGCTAAGAGACTGGAATCTCTTGGGGCACTTACTCAGGGAGACCGCCG AGCTGGACCGTCACTGAGTGCTTACAATTACGATAGTGCTTATGGGAAAAGAGCCCTGGTAAAATTGTACAAAGGAATCTTAGAACAG GAATCTCTACCAGTTGTACCTCCGGGATGTTCCACTGAAAAGCCGGATACGATCcatgattttattgaaaaaggaAAAGCTGCTCTTGTATCTGTTGGAATAATCAGAGACGGAGTAGTCAGAGAGTCAATTGTTG GTGACAAGGAACCTGTAAAGCTTTCTGGCCGTATAGTTGATTCAGACATGCATGATGTTGGACGTTTCCTTAATCGATTGTTAGGAGTACCACCTGATGTACAGAATTT GTGTTTGAAACAGACTTTTTGA
- the LOC141707710 gene encoding protein FORGETTER 1-like isoform X1, whose translation MDQESSTTPYSPPRHPLPPPGACQVRCAGCHNILSVGQGVTEFVCPNCRLPQMLPPELLSLPLPLPTAPAHGIDPTKIQLPCANCKAILNVPHGLARFNCPQCNFVLSVDLSKISRPPPWQQFTPPPLPPPPEEVNEVAKEVELDENSGGVAGETFTDYRPPKLSIGPPHPDPVVETASLSAVQPPEPTYDLRIREDLESSKALSCLQIETIVYASQRHLQHLPDGTRAGFFVGDGAGVGKGRTIAGLILENWQHARRKTLWISVGSDLKFDARRDLDDVGAMFIEVHALNKLSYSKLDSKSVGVREGVIFLTYSSLIASSEKGRSRMQQLVQWCGPEYDGLIVFDECHKAKNLVPEAGSQPTRTGEAVLEIQAKLPDARVVYCSATGASEPRNMGYMIRLGLWGTGTSFLDFRDFLGSLEKGGVGALELVAMDMKARGMYLCRTLSYKGAEFDVVEVALEDNMMDMYKRAAQFWTKLRMELLSASAILTSEKPNSSQLWRLYWANHQRFFRHMCMSAKVPAVVRICSEAIAEGKCIVIGLQSTGEARTEEAVTKYGVDLDDFISGPRELLLKFVDENYPLPDKPESLSGDDGVKELQRKRHSATPGVSIRGRVKKAAKLQDESDVESDLESETDTDPDCVESDDEFQICEICSSETERKKLLQCSCCKQLMHPACLVPPVVDAVPADWSCHSCKEKTEEYLQNRRVYLAQLLEWYEKAAERKSQILEAIRSLDLPNNPLDDIIDQLGGPDKVAEITGRRRMLVRSSDGKGVTYQARNTKDVTMEMVNMHEKQLFMDGKKLIAIISEAGSAGVSLQADRRAVNQRRRVHLTLELPWSADRAIQQFGRTHRSNQASAPEYRLLFSNLGGERRFASIVAKRLESLGALTQGDRRAGPSLSAYNYDSAYGKRALVKLYKGILEQESLPVVPPGCSTEKPDTIHDFIEKGKAALVSVGIIRDGVVRESIVGDKEPVKLSGRIVDSDMHDVGRFLNRLLGVPPDVQNLLFELFVSILDLLVQNARLEGHFDSGIADIRANIIELKGPPKNVHTDHLSGASTLLFTFTLDRGFTWEAASVLLDEKQKDLSASSSNGFYESKREWLGRRHYLLAFEGSSGMYKIVRPAVGEAVREMPLSELKDKYRKLSSLEKARTCWTNEYHVSSKQCMHGRNCKLGDYCTTGRRLQEVNVLGGLILPVWGIIEKAISKLARESHRRLRIVRVETTTDNQRIVGLLIPNAVVNPILKDLAWVQDIDD comes from the exons ATGGATCAAGAGTCCTCAACGACGCCGTACTCTCCTCCCCGGCATCCTTTACCGCCACCTGGCGCTTGTCAAGTCCGTTGCGCTGGTTGTCACAACATCCTCTCTGTCGGTCAAGGCGTTACAGAGTTCGTTTGCCCTAATTGTCGCTTACCACAAATGTTACCTCCTGAGCTTTTGTCTCTGCCTTTGCCTTTACCTACTGCACCCGCTCACGGCATTGATCCTACTAAGATCCAGCTTCCGTGTGCCAATTGTAAGGCCATTCTCAATGTTCCCCACGGTCTCGCCAGGTTTAATTGTCCTCAGTGTAATTTCGTGCTTTCGGTTGATTTATCCAAGATTTCGAGACCTCCTCCGTGGCAGCAGTTTACTCCTCCTCCTCTTCCGCCGCCTCCTGAAGAAGTTAATGAG GTAGCCAAGGAGGTGGAGCTGGATGAAAATAGCGGTGGTGTTGCAGGTGAAACTTTTACGGACTAT CGTCCACCCAAATTATCTATTGGTCCTCCTCATCCAGATCCAGTTGTGGAAACAGCTTCCTTATCTGCAGTGCAGCCACCTGAACCTACATATGATCTTCGAATCAGGGAGGACCTAGAAAGTTCAAAAGCATTATCTTGCTTGCAAATTGAGACGATTGTATATGCTTCCCAG AGACACCTTCAGCACCTTCCAGATGGTACCAGAGCAGGATTTTTTGTTGGAGATGGAGCAGGTGTGGGAAAAGGACGCACCATTGCTGGACTAATTTTGGAGAATTGGCAGCATGCGAGGAGGAAAACTTT GTGGATTTCTGTCGGCTCAGACTTGAAATTTGATGCACGGAGAGACTTGGATGATGTTGGTGCCATGTTTATTGAAG TGCATGCTTTGAACAAGCTATCTTACTCTAAGCTTGATTCAAAGTCTGTTGGGGTTAGGGAAGGAGTTATTTTCTTGACTTACAGCAGCCTTATAGCCTCCTCTGAGAAAGGTCGTTCTCGGATGCAGCAGCTTGTGCAGTGGTGTGGACCAGAGTATGATGGCCTTATAGTATTTGATGAG TGTCATAAGGCCAAAAATTTAGTGCCAGAAGCTGGAAGTCAGCCAACACGCACAGGTGAAGCTGTTCTTGAGATTCAG GCTAAGCTTCCTGATGCTCGCGTTGTTTATTGCTCAGCTACTGGTGCTTCAGAACCACGCAATATGGGCTATATGATTAGGCTTGGTCTGTGGGGAACTGGAACATCTTTCCTTGACTTCCGCGATTTTCTAG GATCACTAGAAAAGGGGGGTGTCGGAGCTTTAGAACTAGTTGCCATGGACATGAAAGCAAG GGGAATGTATCTATGCCGTACTTTGAGTTATAAAGGGGCAGAATTTGACGTGGTTGAAGTGGCTCTAGAGGACAATATGATG GATATGTATAAAAGAGCGGCTCAGTTTTGGACCAAGTTGAGGATGGAGTTGCTCTCTGCAAGTGCTATTCTCACCAGTGAGAAGCCAAATTCTAGTCAGTTATGGCGGTTATACTGGGCAAACCATCAG CGTTTCTTCAGACACATGTGTATGTCTGCAAAGGTGCCTGCTGTTGTAAGAATTTGTAGCGAAGCAATAGCAGAAGGTAAGTGTATCGTCATAGGTCTCCAAAGTACCGGAGAGGCCAGAACCGAAGAAGCTGTAACAAAATAT GGTGTTGACCTTGATGATTTTATTTCGGGGCCTCGTGAGCTATTGCTAAAATTTGTTGATGAAAATTATCCTTTGCCTGATAAACCTGAATCTCTCTCAG GTGATGACGGTGTGAAAGAGTTGCAAAGAAAAAGGCACTCGGCAACACCTGGTGTTTCAATTAGAGGAAGAGTCAAAAAAGCTGCCAAATTGCAAGATGAAAGTGATGTTGAAAGTGACTTGGAAAGTGAAA CTGATACTGATCCTGATTGTGTGGAATCCGATGATGAATTTCAGATCTGTGAAATTTGTAGTTCAGAAACG GAAAGAAAAAAACTGCTTCAATGTTCATGCTGTAAGCAGCTCATGCATCCTGCATGTTTGGTGCCACCTGTGGTAGATGCAGTTCCTGCAGATTGGTCATGCCATTCATGCAAAGAAAAAACAGAAGAGTATCTCCAAAATAGACGTGTTTATTTAGCACAACTACTAGAATG GTACGAAAAAGCTGCAGAGCGCAAGTCACAAATATTGGAGGCTATCCGTTCTTTGGATCTTCCGAACAACCCATTAGATGACATTATTGATCAG CTTGGTGGTCCTGATAAGGTTGCAGAAATTACAGGGAGGCGTCGCATGCTTGTGAGATCATCTGATGGCAAAGGTGTCACGTATCAGGCACGGAACAC AAAGGATGTGACGATGGAGATGGTCAATATGCATGAGAAACAATTATTCATGGATGGTAAAAAACTAATTGCTATAATTTCTGAGGCTGGATCTGCTGGTGTATCCTTGCAAGCTGATAGAAGGGCGGTCAACCAG AGAAGGAGGGTACACTTGACACTGGAATTACCTTGGAGTGCTGATCGTGCAATTCAGCAATTTGGAAGAACTCATCGATCAAATCAAGCTTCTGCACCGGAGTATAG GCTGCTCTTCAGTAATCTTGGTGGTGAACGTAGATTTGCTTCGATTGTTGCTAAGAGACTGGAATCTCTTGGGGCACTTACTCAGGGAGACCGCCG AGCTGGACCGTCACTGAGTGCTTACAATTACGATAGTGCTTATGGGAAAAGAGCCCTGGTAAAATTGTACAAAGGAATCTTAGAACAG GAATCTCTACCAGTTGTACCTCCGGGATGTTCCACTGAAAAGCCGGATACGATCcatgattttattgaaaaaggaAAAGCTGCTCTTGTATCTGTTGGAATAATCAGAGACGGAGTAGTCAGAGAGTCAATTGTTG GTGACAAGGAACCTGTAAAGCTTTCTGGCCGTATAGTTGATTCAGACATGCATGATGTTGGACGTTTCCTTAATCGATTGTTAGGAGTACCACCTGATGTACAGAATTT ACTTTTTGAGTTATTTGTGAGCATCCTTGATCTTCTAGTTCAGAATGCACGACTCGAAGGTCATTTTGACTCTGGAATAGCAGATATAAGAGCCAATATCATCGAACTAAAAGGACCTCCAAAG AATGTTCACACTGACCATTTATCTGGCGCATCTACTTTACTCTTTACGTTCACATTGGATCGGGGGTTCACTTGGGAG GCTGCATCAGTATTGCTTGATGAGAAGCAAAAGGATCTGTCTGCTTCCTCTAGTAATGGATTCTATGAATCTAAGAGAGAATGGTTGGGGAGAAGACACTATCTTTTAGCATTTGAAGG GTCTTCTGGAATGTATAAAATTGTCCGACCTGCTGTTGGGGAGGCCGTCAG GGAAATGCCTCTATCAGAGCTAAAAGACAAGTACAGAAAGTTATCATCTTTGGAGAAGGCTCGTACTTGCTGGACGAACGAGTATCATGTCTCCTCAAAACAG TGCATGCATGGTCGCAACTGTAAACTTGGTGATTACTGTACAACTGGAAGAAGGTTACAAGAAGTAAATGTACTCGGTGGCTTAATACTTCCTGTTTGGGGAATTATTGAGAAGGCCATCAGCAAGCTG GCCCGTGAAAGCCATAGACGACTACGTATCGTGCGTGTAGAGACTACTACAGATAACCAGAGAATTGTTGGACTACTTATCCCGAATGCTGTTGTTAATCCGATACTTAAAG ATTTGGCATGGGTTCAAGATATCGATGACTAA
- the LOC141707711 gene encoding aspartic proteinase NANA, chloroplast, with the protein MATYSFPVTFSIFRVVLFFVFVILSIDKTARALDFFDTNLKSRMDDNKHFVIEMPKTLQAMLQNDANRQSTFLRKQSVIKKHQRLQSIAKIRRELIEETKNNVSRKDRLNVAVDMHMHSGADYGIGQYLVAFKAGTPSQKLKLIVDTGSDLTWMKCKYSCNNDPNKCSGISGEDTKVDVFEADNSSSFNTIPCSSEMCKVDLSNLFSLAMCPFPITPCGFDYRYSDGSSAIGFFANETVTVGLTNGRKAKLHNILMGCSQSSEGPSFRGRDVPDGVLGLGFSKSSFAVRATDAFGGKFSYCLPNHLCPKNVSTHLTFSKPSYQNAATSNIFTTLGAIGTFYAVNIREISVGEELLNIPGEIWDVNGVGGAILDTGSSLTFLALPAYKPIVAALTASLNKFQRLDIKLGQLDYCFNATGFSELLDFPRLVFHFQDGTRFEPPVRNYVIDAADGVKCLGLVPTVWPGVSVIGNIMQQNHVWEFDLVNGKLGFASSSCT; encoded by the exons ATGGCCACATATTCTTTTCCTGTTACATTTTCGATTTTTCGGGTTGTATTATTTTTCGTATTTGTCATCCTTAGTATTGACAAAACAGCACGGGCTCTAGATTTTTTTGATACAAATTTAAAGAGTCGTATGGACGACAACAAACACTTTGTCATTGAAATGCCAAAGACTTTGCAAGCTATGCTTCAAAATGATGCGAATCGCCAAAGCACGTTTTTACGCAAACAATCAGTGATCAAGAAGCATCAGAGGCTGCAGAGCATTGCCAAAATTAGAAGAGAACTAATTGAGGAAACTAAAAACAATGTTAGCAGAAAAGACAGGTTAAATGTAGCTGTTGATATGCATATGCATTCCGGGGCTGATTATGGAATCGGACAGTACCTGGTAGCGTTTAAGGCCGGTACTCCATCGCAGAAATTGAAGCTTATTGTGGATACAGGAAGTGATCTGACTTGGATGAAGTGCAAGTACAGTTGTAACAATGATCCAAACAAGTGCAGCGGTATTAGTGGTGAGGATACTAAAGTTGATGTATTTGAAGCCGATAATTCGTCGTCTTTTAACACAATTCCATGTTCTTCAGAGATGTGCAAAGTTGATCTATCTAATCTTTTCTCTCTTGCTATGTGTCCATTTCCTATCACACCTTGTGGCTTTGATTACAG GTACTCTGACGGATCATCAGCAATAGGATTCTTTGCCAATGAGACAGTAACAGTTGGTCTCACAAATGGCAGAAAAGCAAAACTCCATAACATACTAATGGGATGCAGCCAGTCTTCTGAGGGACCAAGCTTCCGCGGACGGGATGTGCCTGATGGCGTATTGGGACTGGGCTTTAGCAAGTCCTCGTTTGCTGTTAGAGCTACTGACGCTTTTGGAGGCAAATTCTCTTACTGTTTGCCAAATCATCTATGCCCTAAAAACGTCTCCACTCACCTCACATTCTCTAAACCTTCCTACCAAAATGCCGCCACTAGCAACATTTTCACCACCCTCGGTGCAATTGGTACATTTTATGCTGTAAACATTAGGGAAATATCAGTAGGCGAAGAATTGTTGAACATTCCCGGTGAAATATGGGATGTCAATGGCGTTGGTGGCGCGATACTTGACACAGGCTCCAGCCTTACCTTCCTCGCATTGCCAGCTTACAAGCCTATAGTAGCTGCACTCACAGCGTCACTAAATAAATTTCAAAGATTGGATATTAAACTCGGACAGTTAGACTACTGCTTTAATGCTACAGGGTTTAGTGAGCTCCTGGATTTTCCAAGACTAGTTTTTCATTTTCAAGACGGAACTCGATTCGAGCCACCTGTGAGGAACTATGTGATTGATGCAGCTGATGGAGTAAAGTGTCTTGGTTTAGTGCCAACTGTTTGGCCGGGAGTTTCAGTAATTGGCAACATTATGCAACAAAATCACGTTTGGGAATTTGATTTGGTAAATGGTAAGCTGGGTTTTGCTTCCTCCAGCTGCACTTAA